One part of the Methanothermobacter sp. CaT2 genome encodes these proteins:
- a CDS encoding DUF3800 domain-containing protein: MNSSKLFFGWTDESSQNKGRYRAIGMVSHPAEFGSELEGDINSILDSVVDESGLKRRELKWNKIDIFRCRAYEKIVDYFLELSNLGNPPVRVDILRWDIEDSRHSIQGRDDNQNLQRMYYHLFSNVISKRWPSGDWCFFPDETGSVDWEEVAFFLDIGGSKVDLKEQFNILSINEVDSKDNVLVQVADFFAGLSVFSKEKFGLYVDWNYEECGQQRLVPVENVEFSKKDRKRFEILSYFNKRCKELKMGVSLDTSEGLWTPKPANSINFWHYEPQSDADKAPIR; the protein is encoded by the coding sequence ATGAATTCAAGTAAGCTTTTTTTTGGCTGGACAGATGAATCCAGCCAGAACAAGGGGAGATATCGGGCTATCGGAATGGTAAGCCATCCGGCTGAGTTTGGAAGTGAACTTGAAGGAGATATAAATAGTATACTTGACTCGGTCGTTGATGAATCTGGTTTAAAAAGAAGAGAGTTGAAATGGAATAAAATAGACATATTCCGGTGTAGAGCATATGAGAAGATTGTAGACTACTTTTTAGAACTCAGTAACCTTGGTAATCCACCAGTTCGTGTGGATATCTTACGGTGGGACATTGAAGACAGCCGTCACAGTATACAAGGGCGGGATGATAACCAAAACCTGCAGAGGATGTACTATCATCTATTTTCCAATGTGATTTCTAAGCGTTGGCCTTCTGGAGATTGGTGCTTTTTCCCTGATGAAACAGGTTCAGTAGATTGGGAGGAAGTGGCGTTCTTCTTGGATATTGGTGGTTCAAAGGTAGACCTAAAGGAACAGTTTAATATACTAAGTATTAATGAAGTTGATTCCAAGGATAATGTACTAGTTCAAGTGGCTGACTTTTTCGCGGGACTCAGTGTTTTTTCTAAGGAGAAGTTTGGGCTTTATGTAGACTGGAACTACGAAGAATGTGGACAGCAAAGATTAGTTCCTGTAGAAAACGTTGAGTTCTCCAAAAAGGATAGGAAGCGTTTTGAAATTCTTTCTTATTTCAACAAGAGGTGCAAAGAGTTAAAGATGGGGGTAAGTCTTGATACAAGTGAAGGCTTGTGGACACCTAAACCTGCTAACAGTATAAATTTCTGGCATTATGAACCTCAGAGTGATGCCGACAAAGCACCTATAAGGTAA